A DNA window from Deinococcus malanensis contains the following coding sequences:
- a CDS encoding RusA family crossover junction endodeoxyribonuclease: MNPFPTRQAAETYLARIPDLAQREAIRARLGLVREESPHPPISETRTALQAPAVPLRDVPPPPPRPIQAPVPGVLTFTLPFPPSLNSLWRATVITTDKGPTARVLLSREGRQYRRTVHNVIRSLGNPTTPTGARLALTLTACPPDRRARDLSNMPKALEDALTHANVWGDDSLIDELRVIRGPITPGGRVDVTITPLTRTLFGTL, from the coding sequence GTGAATCCCTTCCCGACCCGGCAGGCGGCTGAGACCTACCTGGCCAGGATCCCGGACCTTGCGCAGCGTGAAGCCATCCGAGCCCGGTTAGGCCTGGTCCGTGAGGAGTCGCCTCACCCTCCAATAAGCGAAACCCGGACTGCGCTTCAGGCACCAGCTGTGCCCCTCAGGGACGTGCCACCCCCGCCACCCCGGCCCATACAAGCGCCGGTACCGGGAGTCCTGACCTTCACGCTGCCCTTCCCACCCAGCCTGAACAGCCTCTGGCGGGCCACCGTCATCACCACCGACAAGGGCCCTACGGCCCGGGTGCTGCTCAGCCGGGAGGGTCGCCAGTACCGCCGCACCGTGCACAACGTCATCCGGTCCCTGGGCAACCCCACCACGCCGACGGGCGCCCGCCTCGCCCTCACGTTGACCGCCTGCCCGCCAGACCGGCGAGCTCGCGACCTGAGTAACATGCCCAAAGCCCTGGAGGACGCCCTCACTCACGCGAACGTCTGGGGCGATGACTCGCTGATCGACGAGCTGCGCGTCATCCGGGGACCCATCACACCAGGTGGACGGGTGGACGTCACCATCACGCCCCTCACTCGCACGCTATTCGGGACGCTATGA
- a CDS encoding HNH endonuclease, with amino-acid sequence MSAPFNPLEVLTDEQIRKIHELVKQLEKRKKDSRRAARQLRKALIQVWNGHCAGCGRLHTTVLEIHHADPVHEHGGDDPRYMYPLCPNCHAYVHALRRTRKQPKNRADIEHEVLHVHEGDSDIVSFLKALADTESTKEKIQRQVAAQSGGDSQ; translated from the coding sequence ATGAGCGCACCTTTCAACCCGCTTGAAGTCCTCACAGATGAACAGATTCGGAAAATCCACGAGCTTGTAAAACAACTTGAGAAGCGCAAAAAGGACAGCCGTCGTGCTGCACGGCAACTCCGAAAGGCGCTGATTCAGGTCTGGAATGGTCACTGCGCTGGGTGCGGCAGGCTGCACACCACTGTCCTTGAGATCCATCACGCAGACCCCGTGCACGAGCACGGTGGTGACGACCCGCGCTACATGTACCCCCTCTGTCCCAACTGCCACGCCTATGTTCATGCCCTCAGGCGCACCCGAAAGCAGCCCAAAAACCGAGCCGACATTGAGCACGAAGTCTTACATGTCCACGAAGGCGACTCAGACATCGTCAGTTTTTTGAAAGCCCTCGCCGACACCGAGTCCACGAAAGAGAAAATTCAGCGCCAGGTGGCTGCCCAAAGCGGAGGTGACTCACAATGA
- a CDS encoding GNAT family N-acetyltransferase, whose translation MTPTLTLREATPDDLPFMLSLAPRLTATAPAWRNQAELTASYHGLFTQALHEPEEGSAVLIAQNPQGQPVGFTLLYWHPEERGAFIKDLAVSEDAEGLGVGRFLLHSIEQWARAKGAVEIMLKASWYNTRARRIYERAGFQEDHVALVRRLD comes from the coding sequence GTGACGCCGACATTGACCCTCAGAGAAGCCACCCCTGACGACCTGCCGTTCATGCTCAGCCTGGCACCCCGCCTCACGGCCACCGCCCCCGCCTGGCGCAATCAGGCGGAGCTGACCGCGAGCTACCACGGGCTGTTCACGCAAGCCCTTCATGAGCCTGAGGAAGGTTCCGCCGTGTTGATCGCGCAGAACCCTCAGGGTCAGCCCGTGGGTTTTACGCTGCTGTACTGGCATCCGGAGGAGCGCGGCGCGTTCATCAAGGATCTGGCCGTGAGTGAGGACGCCGAGGGTCTGGGCGTGGGACGGTTCCTGTTGCACTCCATCGAGCAGTGGGCCAGGGCCAAAGGCGCGGTAGAGATCATGTTGAAGGCCTCCTGGTACAACACCCGGGCCCGACGCATTTACGAGCGCGCCGGATTCCAGGAAGACCACGTTGCGTTGGTCCGTCGCCTGGATTGA
- a CDS encoding ankyrin repeat domain-containing protein gives MADDLAQIALNQEWRRLETQLLARPHSVEELTGALIGAVYCQNLEMTRQLLEAGANPNRSFDGSECPAMTTAVEQTWQSGLELLIAHGGDVNVRKYGGWTPLLHAVDTVADRARQVGTPVSLDLLRFLLAQGADPSVRDDQGLSAADVARLYHWEEAAQLLAKAEQGPRINP, from the coding sequence ATGGCGGATGATCTGGCCCAGATTGCCTTGAATCAAGAATGGCGACGGCTTGAAACACAGCTCCTGGCGCGACCTCATTCGGTCGAAGAGCTCACGGGTGCGCTGATTGGCGCGGTGTACTGCCAGAATCTCGAAATGACTCGCCAACTCCTTGAGGCGGGCGCTAACCCGAATCGCAGCTTCGACGGGTCTGAATGCCCAGCGATGACGACAGCCGTAGAGCAGACATGGCAATCCGGCCTGGAGCTGTTGATCGCCCATGGAGGGGATGTGAATGTGCGCAAGTATGGAGGATGGACGCCTCTGCTTCATGCGGTTGACACCGTGGCTGACAGGGCGCGGCAAGTGGGCACACCTGTCTCGCTTGACCTCTTGCGCTTCTTGCTGGCCCAGGGTGCAGATCCATCGGTGCGGGATGATCAGGGATTAAGCGCAGCGGATGTGGCGCGACTTTACCATTGGGAAGAAGCTGCTCAGCTTTTAGCGAAAGCTGAGCAGGGCCCCAGAATCAACCCCTAG
- a CDS encoding GGDEF domain-containing protein: MPSAAVHAQKTDLQQRQLLVVLALLSVLVQGLTLGYMVMEAQPSPRFTPVVFGLLLSVLVSVLTSTPRLAVAVIQRGVVALLTGWLLLNLLSVMVTHRPITSGLLLHTVVLSLLAFSWLPLRWAAIVACPTYLFLCLCASVSTSPDFPGVLLTGLIIPLIWQVTADGHTVRTERARNASLRELAATDELTGVHNRRSGRARLAALAERWAETPDQLAVLMLDVDHFKRINDGLGHDHGDEVLMAIARLLREVAGTGDVVRWGGEEFLVVLEGLKPQEARAVGLRILEEVRRTRLHGIPSLSVSGGLASLDEAFDVRDLVRIADQRLYQAKAGGRDQLI, translated from the coding sequence ATGCCGAGTGCTGCTGTCCACGCCCAGAAAACCGATCTCCAGCAACGGCAGCTGCTGGTGGTGCTGGCGTTGCTCAGTGTCCTGGTGCAGGGACTGACACTGGGTTACATGGTCATGGAGGCCCAACCGAGTCCCCGCTTTACACCAGTGGTTTTTGGGCTCCTGCTCAGCGTGCTGGTGAGTGTGCTGACGTCGACGCCCCGCCTGGCCGTGGCCGTGATTCAGCGAGGAGTGGTGGCGCTGCTGACTGGCTGGCTGCTGCTCAATCTGTTGAGCGTCATGGTGACCCACCGTCCCATCACGTCGGGACTTCTGCTGCATACGGTGGTGCTGAGTTTGCTGGCCTTCTCCTGGTTGCCGCTCCGTTGGGCGGCCATCGTCGCGTGTCCCACTTATCTTTTTTTGTGTCTTTGCGCCAGCGTGTCCACGTCGCCTGATTTCCCAGGAGTGCTGCTCACGGGGCTGATCATCCCCTTGATCTGGCAGGTGACTGCCGACGGCCACACGGTCCGCACCGAACGGGCACGAAACGCGTCCCTGCGGGAACTGGCCGCGACTGATGAGTTGACTGGGGTGCACAACCGGCGGTCGGGTCGCGCCCGACTTGCTGCACTCGCAGAACGGTGGGCTGAGACGCCCGACCAGCTGGCCGTCCTGATGCTTGATGTGGATCACTTCAAACGAATCAATGATGGCTTGGGACATGATCACGGCGACGAGGTTCTTATGGCCATCGCTCGGCTGTTGCGCGAGGTGGCCGGCACTGGAGACGTGGTGCGCTGGGGCGGTGAGGAGTTTCTGGTGGTGCTGGAAGGGCTGAAACCCCAGGAAGCACGCGCGGTGGGCCTGCGGATTCTTGAGGAGGTGCGAAGGACGCGTCTGCACGGGATTCCGTCGTTGTCGGTCAGTGGTGGTCTCGCGTCCCTCGATGAAGCGTTCGACGTCAGAGACCTGGTGAGAATTGCCGACCAGCGGCTCTACCAGGCTAAAGCGGGCGGCCGTGACCAGCTGATCTGA